Proteins encoded by one window of Channa argus isolate prfri chromosome 1, Channa argus male v1.0, whole genome shotgun sequence:
- the LOC137127274 gene encoding uncharacterized protein isoform X1: protein MNLCLSSLFLVVGLFRSSSALTPEECRPLVTPLSLADPSMMFGRTNFIVSYTDHEVYKNIMKVTDSTWFNITTSPSSPNELVILEESRMNGVCFASTSNITIDGNTGRSSYANITIAFHLLPSCDGCLVLSINSTAGNIDKMLKLINFTSTEKEITAYSVYLLARETTVKDLDLEHFKQQASCLGFSGEPDFYYDPKKDFCREGESTRIQFS, encoded by the exons ATGAATCTGTGTCTCAGCAGTCTTTTCCTGGTTGTGGGGCTATTTCGGAGCAGCTCGGCTCTGACGCCTGAAGAATGCCGACCTTTGGTTACTCCCCTGTCTCTGGCAGACCCCTCCATG atgttTGGCAGGACCAACTTCATCGTGAGTTACACTGACCATGAAGTGTATAAGAACATCATGAAGGTGACGGACAGCACCTGGTTCAACATCACAACATCACCATCCAGTCCTAACGAGCTTGTTATATTGGAGGAGAGCAGAAT GAATGGAGTCTGCTTTGCATCAACAAGCAACATAACTATCGATGGCAACACGGGAAGATCATCAT ATGCCAACATAACCATAGCGTTCCACTTGCTGCCGAGCTGTGATGGTTGTCTGGTCTTAAGCATCAACAGCACGGCCGGAAACATAGACAAAATGCTTAAATTAATTAACTTCACCAGCACAGAGAAGGAAATCACAGCTTACTCTGTTTATCTGTTGG CAAGAGAAACGACCGTGAAGGACTTAGACCTGGAACACTTCAAGCAGCAGGCGAGCTGCCTCGGCTTCTCCGGAGAACCAGACTTCTACTATGACCCAAAGAAAG ATTTCTGTCGTGAAGGCGAGAGCACCAGGATACAGTTCAGCTGA